The Nitrosospira multiformis ATCC 25196 region GGTAAATCCGGCGCGGGATTCAGGCCATCGCGAGTAATCTGCATTTAGCGACTGTGAATCTTCACGCGTGAGGGACCGGGCAGGCCAACGATCAGCACGATTGCAGGTAGGGACACATCGGTCGCAATAGGGGAACTCCCGGTCAGACCGGGTCCGGGAGGTTCTAAAACTTCCGTCACTGCACCTAATATGGCTTGATCATCAGTTAATCGCAGTTCATCATGAAATGTTAAGGTGCCGGTAGAAAGAGAGGGCGCCACCATTGCATTTTGTGGGGCGAGCGGAGGATCGGTTTCCTCTACATTACTTATTTCCTCGGGAGGATTATCCTCGCGAATAGCCGCGTAGTGTTTGTTTTACCTGCCCGTTTGGAATAAATTGGCTAGGCCGCCTTCGATACAAGCGAACATACTCCAAAACAGGTAATGCCCTCTCTTGTACTACCGATGAGAAACGCTTCCTTCTTGCTATTTCTGTGGTCAATGCCATTTATGGCAGGATCGTCAGCAGACTCACCCCAGGGTAGGGACATTGAGGTTCAGGTCAGCATGGCCGGAGAAAATATTATTATTGATCTTAATTTTGCTGTGTCAGCAAACCCGCGGGAGGTCTGGGACGTGCTCACCGACTTCGACCGTATGGCTGATTTTGTCTCCAACTTGAAGGAGAGCAAGGTTGTCAGTATTTCTGAAGATAAGTTTACTATTTTCCAAAACGGCACTGCCACTTACGGCCCCATCCGCTATCCGTTCGAGTCAATACGGGAAGTAAGATTGATCCCTTACCATAAGATATTGACGCATCTGGTCAGCGGCAACATGCACAAATTGGACGGTACTACTTACCTGACTGATGAGACCGGGGGGACTCGCGTGGTCCATCGTACGGAGGCTATCCCGAAAGTCTGGATTCCTGCGGTAGTGGGAAAGGTGTTTATCGAACATGAAGTGCGGGAGCAATTTAATGAAATGAGAAATGAAATAATCCGGAGGAAGAGGGCAGCCCTAAAGAAAGGACACGAGAAACAGGATGGGCGATGACTAGCGAAAGCGATCGCGTTACGCCGGATGGAGCCGAAGGGACTACAAGGACGCGCCCGAACACTGAGGGTTCTGTCATAAGGGAAAGCTATATTTCTGCCGTACCGTAAAAGCCACACCCGTCGCGAGGCGGGGCCGGAAAGTCCCGGATTTGCGCAATTGAAGGGAACTCGCGCAGGTAGCCGGACTGCCAGTACATCAAAAAGCAGACTTTTCCTCAATTTTCCGGAGGTTTTCAATGTTCAAGCAGAAAAAAATAGGCGCTCTTGTTTCAGGTGCGCTCTTGATGGCGACCGGCACGACCGGAGCCATTGCGGCGAACACGCATTTCAGTAGCTTTACCCCGCTGAAAGACAGTGTGGCAGCAGGCTCGCTCCCCGAAAACGCCCCCTTCCGGTTAGCTTCCCCCAATTTCTCCCAGATTCGGATCGCTGACCGCACGACCCAACTCGATCTTGGTGAGGGTAATTCCGGCAGCTGGGATATGATCACCGCAAACGAAACCGGGCCGAATGCCGGGCGCTATTTGTTCACTCCGTTCGAGACTTCGATGGCAGGTGTGCAGCGGATCGATCTGGCAAGCGGCATCACGAAAACCCTCGTTCACCCCGGCACACAGGATTTCGTCTCGGGCGATGCATCGCGCTGGACACCTTGGGGCAGCTATGTCACTGCCGAAGAATCCTGGGGCACCGGCAGTACCAAAGGACGCCTGTTCGAGTTGACCAATCCCGTGTCTGCCACCGGAACCGGGGACGCGAACTTCGTATTCCGTTCTATCCTGCCCCGCGTATCTCACGAGGGTCTCGCGTTCGACAAGAACAACAACCTGTATTTCGTCGATGAACTGAATGGCGGCAGTATCTACAAGTACGTGTCGGCCAACCCGACCGCCAGTAACGGAGGCGACTACTTTGCAGCAGGCCAGACCTTCGCCGTGGCGGTCAATGGCGGCGGCAATGCCAACGCAGTAGGTTCCGTAACATGGACTCCCATTACCGATGCCACAGGCGGCGCCCTCCCGGGCATTTCAGCTCTGAATGCGGACGGCACAATCGATGGCCGAGCGACCGCTGACATGGTGAACGCAACAGAGTATCAGCGCCCCGAGGATATCGAAATCAAGACGCTTGCCAATGGTGACCAGATCCTTTTCGTTGCCACCACGACCACGAACGAGGTGTACTCGATCAACCTGGATGCCAACAACGCGCAGCTCTTCGTCAGCCGCGACACGCTCGATCAGGCGAACGGCACCGCCGTGGGCACCGCGCTCGCCAGTCCGGACAACCTGGCCATCGACGCCGCCGGCAATATTTATGTTATCGAGGATCAACCTGGCGGCAGGGCGGACATCTGGTTCGCGCAGGATGCCAATCACGATGGTGTTGCGGAGTCGCTGGGGCGCTGGGCATCCATGTCCACAGTGGGCGCTGAACCGACCGGCCTCTATTTCGACAAATTCAACCCCAATGTGGCATATGTGAACATACAGCACCCGGACAGCATGGTGGACAGCACCATCATGATCACGGCTGTGCCGGAACCGGAAACCTATGCCCTGATGATGGCAGGGCTAGGCCTCGTTGGCGCCGTAGTGCGTCGCAGAAAAGCCTTCCCAGCATAAATTGCTGCAAGAGTTCCGCGGATTCCTGCCAGTCTCGATGCAGGCGGAAGCGTCCGCTTCCGCCTGCATCGAGATCAAACTCACCCATGTAGCCGGCGATCCGACACCATTAACGATGATCCGCCAGCACCTTTACGGGCCAGGTGGAGCTTGAATTTGTGGCGGGAATGCGCGCCAGTCCTATTTATATCCGCATTTTTGCAGGAATAGCGAAAATGGAAACCGGACCGGATGCCACTAAAATTTTATGCGGGAACTGATGGTCTCGTATATCTTCGAACTGAATGCAGTCGCCTGCTGGATGATCTCCCGCTCGGAGGGGTCCTTGATCTTTCCCGTCTTCGTTAGCTTTTCGCCGACCCTGTAGCCGTTCGCCCACGCCGCGTCGCAAATGGGGTCACCAAAAACATGCTTCTTTTCGGCAATGTGTGCGGCTAATCCGCTCAGGAATTTGTCGTTTGTGCCTGAAAAATAACCCCCTATCGTACACAGCTTGTAATCCTCTTCGTTAGCGGTAACGGTGCTGGAAAAAACCGCCAGAAACAATAACAAAAACAGGTTTTTCATGCTGCTCCTTAAAGATTCAGATTCATGATTGTCGTTCAGCGGGGCTGGGGATGAAGATCAACCGAGATGGACGAAATATCGTTTCCCTTCCCGGCGTCCGGCAACTTCAAACGGGCAACTGCAAAATGGAAGTGCGTAGGTACATCTATTATAGTACTGCTGTTCCGCTGCGCGATACAGATCGTCCTGCCTTCAGTCGATTCATGGGGCTGGACTCGGGTCTGTAATGAATGCCGCCAATAATCAGGAGCACAAGGAATTCTTCAGCTGGACCACCGGCTTTTTTTATTGCTATATTTAAAACGTGTCGAGCGCGGCAGTTCCGTCATTCGAGGTGGCAAGAATCATAAGACCTGATGTGAAAACATTCCTTTCCTCCCTATCCATGCAACCAGCAAGACCTTATGTCGCTCCGCTATGGCTGCGGGGCGGTCACGCTCAAACCATCTATCCCTATTTTCTTGCCCGCCCTTCGATTCCCTACCGACGCGAGCGGTGGGAACTGGACGATGGGGATTTCATCGACCTCGACTGGCTGGAGGGCGAGATGGACGCGCCCCTGATAGTGCTGTTTCACGGCCTCGAAGGAAGCTCGAACAGTCACTATGTCGTAAGCACCATGACCCTGTTTCGCGAGATAGGCTGGCGCGCGGCAGTGGTACATTTTCGTGGTTGCTCCGGTTCACCGAATCGGCTGCCACGCGCCTATCATGCGGGCGATTCGGCAGAGATCAACTGGATATTGGAACGCATCAATATCAGAGAAAGACAGTCCGGCAGGCAACCCTCTTCGATTTACGCGGTCGGGGTATCGCTGGGAGGCAACGCACTGCTGAAATGGGTGGGTGAGCAGGGCAGGCAGGCTTGCCGATTGATCGATGGAGTCGTGGCCGTTTCCGTGCCCCTCGATCTTGCTGCTGCGGGGAATGCTCTCGCTTCCGGCTTCAATCTGCTCTACACGCGCCATTTTCTTGATACGCTCAAGCGCAAGGCGGTCGGAAAACTTGACCTCTTTCCGGATTTGTTCGATCCCGCGGCAGTCAGCGCCTGCACTACGCTGTATGAGTTCGATAATCTCGTAACTGCGCCGCTCCATGGTTTCCGTAATGCGGAGGACTATTGGAACCAATCGAGCAGCAAACCATGGCTCAAGTACATTGAGGTGCCTACACTCATTGTAAATGCAATCAACGACCCGTTCATGCCGCCGCATGCCCTGCCCTCGGGGGCGGATGTTTCTTCCATGGTCGTCCTGGAATATCCGGACGAGGGGGGACATGTAGGCTTCCTCGATTCCCCGTTTCCAGGCAGGCTGACCTGGTTGCCGGAAAGAATCGTCAGCTTTTTCGGCGAACAAGGGGGCCGGATCGTGGTGCAAACCGGCGAAGCAATGCCGGCCACCCAGATTTCCTGACTACGATTTTCGTTGCACCTTCCGGACTTTCCCCTTCAGAAATACTGCTGCGGCGGTACCGAATTCGGACTTCGGAATAGCATCCGGTCAGAAACTGTTGTTCCTTGGCGGGGACCTTAATGCGGTTTAACTGGTGTAAAATACTCCATGAAATTTAGCCGGCTTCCCGCGAGTCGGCTTGCTGCCACAGTCCCTAACCTTTTGCCGCATCAGTCCTCCAGTGTCTGCTCCGACAACGTTTATTCATCTACGGTTGCACAGCGAGTATTCCGTAGTAGATGGCATCGTCCGCATAGACGAGGCAGTGGCCAAAGCCGTTGCTGAGGGAATGCCGGCCCTGGCGCTGACCGATCTCTCGAACCTGTTCGGCCTCATCAAGTTCTACCAGGAAGCGCGCAATAAAGGACTCAAGCCGATTGTCGGCTGCGATGTGTGGATCAGTAACGACATCGATCGGGACAAATCCTTTCGAATACTGCTCCTATGCCAATCCTATCCCGGCTATCTCGCGCTGTGCCGCCTGCTATCGCGCGCTTATCGGGAAAATCAGTATCGGGGGCGGGCGGAAATCAGGAAATCCTGGTTAAGCGCCAGCGATCTCGGAACGGAAGGCCTGATTGCTCTTTCAGGCGCCAATCTGGGCGACATAGGCCTGGCGCTTATACACAACGACTTGGATCAGGCCCGCACCCTTGCCCAAGAGTGGACGGAACTCTTCCCCGGTCGTTTTTATATCGAAGTGCAACGGGCAGGGCACGCCAACGCTGAAGCGCTGGTGCAACGTTCCCTTGCTCTGGCGGCGGCCTTGCGCCTCCCGGTGGTGGCAACGCACCCGGTGCAATACCTGAATCCGGAAGACTACCGCGCCCACGAGGCCCGGGTCTGCATTTCTCAGGGCTACGTGCTGGGCGATCGGCGCCGGCCCAGGCATTGCACCGAGGAGCAATATTTCAAAACCCAGGCGGAAATGAGCGCTTTATTTGCCGACATACCTTCGGCACTTGCCAATACCATGGAAATTGCCAGGCGATGCAATCTGGCCCTGGAATTGGGAATCAATCGCCTTCCCCAGTTTCCGACGCCGAATAACGAAAGCCTGGATTTGTACCTGCGCAATCAGGCCAGCACAGGTCTGGAAAAACGCATGCGAGCACTTTTTCCGGATCCCGATCGACGCGCTGCCGAGATGCCGAAGTATCGCGCCCGACTGGATTTCGAAGCCGATACTATCGTGCAAATGGGTTTTGCCGGATATTTTCTGATCGTGGCTGATTTTATCAACTGGGCCAAGCAGAATGACGTGCCAGTCGGGCCGGGACGGGGCTCCGGAGCGGGTTCGCTGGTTGCTTATTCCCTCGGCATTACCGATCTGGACCCGCTCCGCTATGATCTGTTGTTCGAGCGCTTTCTCAATCCCGAACGCGTCTCCATGCCCGACTTCGATATCGATTTCTGCCAGGATGGGCGCGAACACGTGATCGAATACGTGAAACAGAAATATGGGGCCGAGAGCGTTTCGCAGATCGCCACTTTCGGCACCATGGCGGCCAAGGCTGTGGTCAGGGATGTGGGCCGGGTGCTGGACCTGCCCTATAACTTTGTCGATCAGCTGGCCAAACTGGTTCCTTTCGAACTGGGCATGACTCTGAAAAAAGCGCGGGAGGAAGAGCCGCAATTGAATCAACGGGCAGAAGCGGAGGAGGAGGTTCGCAATCTGCTCGAGTTGGCCGAGCGGCTGGAGGGACTGACGCGCAATGTGGGCATGCATGCGGGAGGTGTGCTGATTGCCGCGGGAAAGATCACTGATTTTTGTCCTGTATATTGCGCGGACGGGGGGGAATCGGTCGTAAGCCAGCTTGATAAAGATGATGTGGAGAAAGTTGGTCTGGTGAAGTTCGATTTTCTGGGATTGAGGACTTTAACCATACTCGACTGGAGCGTAAGGTATATCCGGCAGCGCAAGTCGGGCAATACAGGAAACGATTCCGAAACTCGATCGTTTTCGCTCGAGAACCTCCCGCTGGATGACCCCGATACCTACGCGCTGATGCGACAAGGTAACGCGGTGGGAATCTTCCAGTTCGAATCCCGCGGCATGAAGGATCTTTTGCAGAAAGCCCGGCCGGACCGGTTCGAAGACCTCATCGCGCTGGTAGCCCTGTACCGTCCCGGCCCAATGTCGCTGATCCCGGAGTTTATCGAACGCAAGCATGGCAAGCGGGTAGTGGAATATCTCGACCCTCGCCTGAAACCGATACTCGAGCCCACCTACGGGATCATGGTTTATCAGGAACAGGTGATGCAGATCGCCCAGGTGATAGGCGGATACAGCCTGGGCAGCGCCGATCTGCTGCGCCGGGCAATGGGCAAGAAAAAGCCCGAGGAAATGGCTTTGCAGCGCGACATCTTCGTGTCAGGAGCAGTCAAGAATGGGCTGACAGAGGGCGATGCGGCTGAGTTGTTCGACCTGATGGAAAAATTCGCCGGCTATGGATTCAATAAATCCCATGCAGCCGCTTATGCCCTGATAGCCTTCCAGACCGCTTACCTGAAAGCGCATTATCCGTCTGAATTCATGTCGGCCACCTTGTCCGCCGACATGGATGATACGGACAAGGTACACATATTTTTTGAGGAC contains the following coding sequences:
- a CDS encoding YheT family hydrolase; amino-acid sequence: MQPARPYVAPLWLRGGHAQTIYPYFLARPSIPYRRERWELDDGDFIDLDWLEGEMDAPLIVLFHGLEGSSNSHYVVSTMTLFREIGWRAAVVHFRGCSGSPNRLPRAYHAGDSAEINWILERINIRERQSGRQPSSIYAVGVSLGGNALLKWVGEQGRQACRLIDGVVAVSVPLDLAAAGNALASGFNLLYTRHFLDTLKRKAVGKLDLFPDLFDPAAVSACTTLYEFDNLVTAPLHGFRNAEDYWNQSSSKPWLKYIEVPTLIVNAINDPFMPPHALPSGADVSSMVVLEYPDEGGHVGFLDSPFPGRLTWLPERIVSFFGEQGGRIVVQTGEAMPATQIS
- the dnaE gene encoding DNA polymerase III subunit alpha — translated: MSAPTTFIHLRLHSEYSVVDGIVRIDEAVAKAVAEGMPALALTDLSNLFGLIKFYQEARNKGLKPIVGCDVWISNDIDRDKSFRILLLCQSYPGYLALCRLLSRAYRENQYRGRAEIRKSWLSASDLGTEGLIALSGANLGDIGLALIHNDLDQARTLAQEWTELFPGRFYIEVQRAGHANAEALVQRSLALAAALRLPVVATHPVQYLNPEDYRAHEARVCISQGYVLGDRRRPRHCTEEQYFKTQAEMSALFADIPSALANTMEIARRCNLALELGINRLPQFPTPNNESLDLYLRNQASTGLEKRMRALFPDPDRRAAEMPKYRARLDFEADTIVQMGFAGYFLIVADFINWAKQNDVPVGPGRGSGAGSLVAYSLGITDLDPLRYDLLFERFLNPERVSMPDFDIDFCQDGREHVIEYVKQKYGAESVSQIATFGTMAAKAVVRDVGRVLDLPYNFVDQLAKLVPFELGMTLKKAREEEPQLNQRAEAEEEVRNLLELAERLEGLTRNVGMHAGGVLIAAGKITDFCPVYCADGGESVVSQLDKDDVEKVGLVKFDFLGLRTLTILDWSVRYIRQRKSGNTGNDSETRSFSLENLPLDDPDTYALMRQGNAVGIFQFESRGMKDLLQKARPDRFEDLIALVALYRPGPMSLIPEFIERKHGKRVVEYLDPRLKPILEPTYGIMVYQEQVMQIAQVIGGYSLGSADLLRRAMGKKKPEEMALQRDIFVSGAVKNGLTEGDAAELFDLMEKFAGYGFNKSHAAAYALIAFQTAYLKAHYPSEFMSATLSADMDDTDKVHIFFEDSIANGLAVLPPDINLSGYRFVPVDEKTIRYGLGAIKGTGESAIAAIIQAREQGGAFSDLFDFCHRVDKRIVNRRVVESLIRAGAFDAIDTHRAALLASVGIALESAEQAERSVNQVSLFGEEMGVIERPALVKVPVWPEKETLKNEKLALGLYLSGHPFNAYREELNHFVRTRLNRLVPQREPQLLAGIVYAIRTQVTRRGRMGVIVLDDGSNQVELVAYSELFESARGWLKEDQLVIAEARVSHRMGDDEYGNGLRITADVLYDLDGARSRYARRVEVHCNGSSSATRLKELLAPYRLDGGGAGPKKGAAGHSSGANAEVCPVRIVYRNQNAACELDLGDAWRIRLHEPALQSLTAHFKMENVRIVY
- a CDS encoding SRPBCC family protein, giving the protein MAGENIIIDLNFAVSANPREVWDVLTDFDRMADFVSNLKESKVVSISEDKFTIFQNGTATYGPIRYPFESIREVRLIPYHKILTHLVSGNMHKLDGTTYLTDETGGTRVVHRTEAIPKVWIPAVVGKVFIEHEVREQFNEMRNEIIRRKRAALKKGHEKQDGR
- a CDS encoding alkaline phosphatase PhoX, whose protein sequence is MFKQKKIGALVSGALLMATGTTGAIAANTHFSSFTPLKDSVAAGSLPENAPFRLASPNFSQIRIADRTTQLDLGEGNSGSWDMITANETGPNAGRYLFTPFETSMAGVQRIDLASGITKTLVHPGTQDFVSGDASRWTPWGSYVTAEESWGTGSTKGRLFELTNPVSATGTGDANFVFRSILPRVSHEGLAFDKNNNLYFVDELNGGSIYKYVSANPTASNGGDYFAAGQTFAVAVNGGGNANAVGSVTWTPITDATGGALPGISALNADGTIDGRATADMVNATEYQRPEDIEIKTLANGDQILFVATTTTNEVYSINLDANNAQLFVSRDTLDQANGTAVGTALASPDNLAIDAAGNIYVIEDQPGGRADIWFAQDANHDGVAESLGRWASMSTVGAEPTGLYFDKFNPNVAYVNIQHPDSMVDSTIMITAVPEPETYALMMAGLGLVGAVVRRRKAFPA